A genomic region of uncultured Roseibium sp. contains the following coding sequences:
- a CDS encoding aminotransferase class I/II-fold pyridoxal phosphate-dependent enzyme — MKPTNRKHGPMTTAIHGGETPDPATGASAPPIHMSSTFVSEEVAGFSAHDLEDGGDGFIYSRWGNPTVSLLEQKIAALQGAEDCLCLASGMAAATAIFLTFLSAGDHVVVSDVSYAGVAELARETLPRLGIEVTMVDMSDLDAVNAAIRPTTRLVHTETPVNPIMRLTDLKAVSALAHAAGALHSCDATFASPLGMDAAGLGVDLVMHSITKYIGGHGDAVGGAVAGRADLIAAMRKEAAIHHGGVLSPFNAWLIARGAATLPLRMRAHQDGAAAVARWLETHPAVTRVMYPGLPSHSQHDLAARQMTNFSGMMSFQVGSAENGRAFARRMIDRLEVIHYAVSLGHHRSLIFWMETAPLMETSFRLEGKQLKSYEDYAGEGIFRLSVGLEDAEDLIADLEAALD, encoded by the coding sequence GTGAAACCAACCAACAGGAAGCACGGTCCGATGACCACCGCCATCCACGGCGGCGAAACGCCGGACCCGGCCACCGGTGCGTCCGCGCCGCCCATTCACATGAGTTCCACCTTCGTGAGCGAGGAGGTGGCCGGCTTTTCGGCGCACGACCTTGAGGACGGCGGCGACGGGTTCATCTATTCACGGTGGGGCAACCCGACGGTTTCGTTGCTCGAACAGAAGATCGCCGCACTGCAGGGGGCGGAAGACTGTCTCTGCCTGGCGTCGGGCATGGCGGCAGCGACCGCGATTTTCCTCACGTTCCTGTCGGCTGGCGACCATGTTGTCGTCTCCGACGTGTCCTATGCGGGTGTTGCAGAACTCGCGCGGGAAACGCTGCCGCGCCTCGGCATTGAGGTAACGATGGTGGACATGTCGGACCTGGATGCGGTCAACGCCGCGATCCGGCCGACCACCAGGCTCGTTCACACCGAAACGCCGGTCAATCCGATCATGAGGCTGACGGATCTGAAAGCGGTTTCCGCGCTCGCGCACGCCGCCGGTGCGCTGCACAGCTGCGACGCCACGTTCGCGTCGCCGCTCGGCATGGACGCTGCAGGCCTTGGGGTCGACCTGGTGATGCATTCGATCACCAAATATATCGGCGGCCATGGCGATGCCGTCGGCGGTGCCGTTGCCGGGCGGGCAGACCTGATCGCCGCCATGCGAAAGGAAGCTGCGATACATCATGGCGGCGTCCTGTCGCCGTTCAATGCATGGCTGATCGCAAGGGGCGCGGCGACGCTTCCGCTGCGCATGAGAGCTCACCAGGATGGTGCGGCGGCGGTCGCACGGTGGCTGGAAACGCATCCCGCCGTGACACGGGTGATGTATCCCGGATTGCCATCGCACTCGCAGCATGATCTTGCGGCACGCCAGATGACGAATTTCTCCGGCATGATGTCCTTCCAAGTCGGTTCCGCCGAAAACGGCCGGGCGTTTGCGCGCCGGATGATCGACCGCCTGGAAGTCATTCATTACGCGGTCTCGCTCGGTCATCATCGCTCGCTGATTTTCTGGATGGAAACCGCTCCGCTGATGGAGACCTCCTTCCGCCTCGAGGGCAAACAGCTGAAATCCTACGAGGATTATGCCGGTGAGGGGATCTTTCGCCTGTCCGTGGGACTTGAGGACGCCGAAGACCTGATCGCGGATCTGGAAGCCGCGCTTGATTAG
- a CDS encoding antibiotic biosynthesis monooxygenase produces the protein MPEISSDSDCQTVITTFEMTPGTCFDLLDELKDAYQNFIRHQPGFIGAGLHVNDAQTRIANYSQWRRREDFLAMLRTPEMRERNRRIHALCKSFEPVMYDVAESFN, from the coding sequence ATGCCTGAGATTTCCAGCGACAGCGATTGTCAGACCGTGATCACAACATTCGAGATGACACCGGGAACCTGTTTCGACCTCCTGGATGAACTCAAGGACGCGTATCAGAACTTCATCCGGCATCAGCCCGGCTTCATCGGCGCCGGGCTTCACGTCAACGATGCCCAGACCCGCATTGCAAATTATTCGCAGTGGCGCAGGCGGGAGGACTTCCTCGCCATGCTGCGGACACCGGAAATGCGCGAGCGGAACAGGCGCATCCACGCGCTGTGCAAGAGTTTCGAACCCGTCATGTATGATGTCGCGGAGAGTTTCAACTGA
- a CDS encoding GNAT family N-acetyltransferase, whose protein sequence is MSYQFTDCSALQPAQLCTAMNAAFSDYVVPLSLTLDKFLDFQRQRCFSAEHSFAAMQAEEIAGFWFSSPPLSAYDNRAYTLSVGTVPAHRRKGLSRRLLQQVIARQKSDGGSGLQLEVITSNDKAVKAYEDFGFTACRTLRVCGISGPRPSGAGHSHFTLETISIDRLPDENSTFFDTQPTPQNGRAALSALREKTCVLGVQIEGRLVGWGASYIDGSVAQIAVHRDFRRRGIGRALLEGLWNATGAEHLTFVNVDVASQAANAFLDRAGVENRVHQSEMRLIFRN, encoded by the coding sequence ATGTCCTATCAGTTTACAGATTGCAGCGCCTTGCAGCCCGCGCAGCTATGCACCGCGATGAATGCGGCCTTTTCGGACTACGTCGTGCCCTTGTCCCTCACGCTTGACAAGTTCCTGGACTTTCAGCGGCAGCGCTGCTTTTCGGCCGAACATTCCTTCGCCGCAATGCAGGCAGAGGAGATCGCCGGTTTCTGGTTCTCAAGTCCGCCCTTGTCCGCCTATGACAACCGCGCCTACACCCTGTCCGTCGGAACTGTTCCGGCGCATCGCCGAAAGGGCCTGTCGCGCCGATTGCTGCAACAGGTGATCGCGCGGCAGAAGTCAGATGGCGGCAGCGGGCTTCAACTGGAGGTGATCACTTCCAACGACAAGGCGGTGAAGGCCTATGAAGACTTCGGGTTCACGGCATGCCGGACATTGCGCGTTTGCGGGATATCCGGACCGCGCCCGTCCGGAGCCGGGCACTCTCACTTCACCCTTGAGACGATTTCGATCGACCGTCTTCCCGATGAGAACAGCACCTTCTTCGACACGCAGCCGACACCGCAGAACGGACGTGCAGCTCTGAGCGCACTGCGCGAAAAGACCTGCGTGCTTGGTGTTCAGATCGAAGGCAGACTGGTCGGCTGGGGCGCGTCCTACATTGACGGATCCGTCGCGCAGATTGCCGTTCACCGGGATTTTCGGCGGCGTGGGATCGGGCGTGCGCTGCTGGAGGGGCTCTGGAACGCGACGGGAGCAGAGCATCTCACATTCGTTAATGTTGATGTCGCTTCGCAAGCAGCGAATGCGTTTCTTGACCGTGCCGGGGTTGAAAATCGTGTCCATCAGTCCGAGATGCGTCTGATTTTCAGAAACTGA
- a CDS encoding GNAT family N-acetyltransferase, whose product MSSSPSEEKQDPDAPADGQTISLRILSSLKDVSAGKWDAVANPGWHLDGAGKLARTESTASPAVFQGSDLADALGVLDAEHEETSYNPFLSHAFLEALEAAGCATNATGWLPRHMLLEDTGGNVLGAVPAYLKSHSQGEYVFDHSWADAFYRAGGEYYPKLQISVPFTPATGRRFLVGPGINREAGLQALAAGLVQVCQRSGASSVHATFLTKPEWDGLGDLGYLQRTDQQFHWENNGYESFDGFLADLASRKRKAIKKERREALSAEGIEVEWVTGSDLTEAHWDAFYGFYMDTGSRKWGRPYLNRKFFSLINERLAEQTLLVLAKRDGRYVAGALNFIGSETLFGRHWGCCEHHPFLHFELCYYQAIDFAISRGLQRVEAGAQGSHKLARGYLPATTYSAHWIAHEGLHQAVADYLEQERFAVARENEALAGHAPFKKGE is encoded by the coding sequence ATGAGTTCTTCCCCCTCCGAGGAAAAGCAGGATCCGGACGCTCCCGCCGACGGACAGACAATTTCATTGCGGATCCTGTCCTCGCTGAAGGATGTGTCCGCCGGCAAATGGGATGCAGTTGCCAATCCCGGCTGGCACCTGGATGGCGCTGGAAAACTTGCGCGCACTGAGAGCACCGCATCACCAGCGGTGTTTCAGGGGTCCGACCTTGCGGACGCATTGGGCGTTCTTGATGCAGAACATGAAGAAACATCCTATAACCCTTTTCTTTCCCACGCTTTTCTCGAAGCCTTGGAGGCCGCCGGCTGCGCCACGAATGCCACCGGCTGGCTGCCGCGCCACATGCTGCTTGAAGACACCGGCGGCAACGTACTGGGCGCTGTTCCGGCCTATCTCAAGAGCCATTCCCAGGGCGAATACGTTTTCGACCACAGCTGGGCGGATGCGTTCTACCGTGCCGGGGGCGAATACTATCCCAAACTGCAGATCTCGGTGCCGTTCACACCAGCCACGGGCCGCCGGTTCCTGGTCGGTCCGGGCATCAACCGGGAAGCCGGTCTTCAGGCCCTTGCGGCCGGTCTCGTTCAGGTATGCCAGAGAAGCGGTGCGTCTTCGGTGCATGCAACATTCCTGACCAAGCCGGAATGGGACGGGCTTGGCGACCTCGGCTATCTGCAGCGGACCGATCAGCAGTTCCACTGGGAAAACAACGGGTATGAAAGCTTCGACGGCTTTCTGGCCGATCTTGCCTCACGCAAGCGCAAGGCGATCAAGAAGGAACGGCGCGAAGCCCTGAGCGCCGAGGGGATCGAGGTCGAGTGGGTCACCGGCAGCGACCTCACAGAAGCCCACTGGGACGCCTTTTACGGGTTTTACATGGATACCGGATCCCGCAAGTGGGGCCGCCCCTATCTCAACAGGAAGTTCTTTTCGCTGATCAATGAACGGCTTGCCGAACAAACGCTTCTGGTGCTGGCGAAACGGGACGGACGCTATGTGGCCGGTGCGCTGAACTTCATCGGGTCGGAAACCCTGTTCGGCCGGCACTGGGGCTGCTGCGAGCACCACCCGTTCCTGCATTTCGAGCTCTGCTACTATCAGGCCATCGATTTTGCCATATCCAGGGGACTGCAACGGGTTGAAGCGGGCGCACAGGGATCGCACAAGCTTGCGCGCGGCTATCTCCCGGCCACGACCTACTCGGCCCACTGGATTGCCCATGAAGGCCTTCATCAGGCCGTCGCCGACTATCTGGAGCAGGAACGTTTCGCCGTGGCGCGTGAAAACGAAGCCCTTGCCGGGCATGCGCCCTTCAAGAAAGGCGAATGA
- a CDS encoding glycerophosphodiester phosphodiesterase family protein: protein MSNDLQAIFARPIAHRGFHDADNGIIENTPSAISRAVEHNLAIEVDVQETADGKALVFHDYTLDRLAEGTGNVIDHAAGDLLGIHMRTGTDTLWLLQDLFDLVDGKVPLVIEIKSLMRRDAQGDFVRSVTDQVAAYQGPVCLKSFDPDMLSIARSRNSAVLRGIVADGAEPGPDYARYSRTDRFILRHLLHAPRTRPHFISYGINDLPRAGPSLLRSVFRIPLMTWTVRTREQRLRADRYADQIVFEGFDPDAEPRSV, encoded by the coding sequence ATGTCCAACGACCTTCAGGCAATCTTTGCCCGGCCGATCGCACACCGCGGTTTTCATGATGCCGACAACGGCATCATCGAGAACACGCCGAGTGCGATCAGCCGCGCTGTTGAGCACAATCTTGCGATCGAAGTCGATGTCCAGGAGACCGCCGACGGCAAGGCGCTGGTCTTTCATGACTACACGCTTGACCGGCTCGCGGAAGGAACGGGAAACGTCATCGATCATGCTGCAGGAGACCTGCTCGGCATCCACATGAGAACCGGCACGGATACTTTGTGGCTGCTTCAGGATCTGTTCGATCTCGTCGACGGCAAGGTCCCGCTTGTTATTGAGATCAAGTCGCTTATGCGGCGCGATGCGCAAGGAGACTTCGTGCGCAGCGTGACAGATCAGGTTGCGGCGTATCAGGGACCGGTTTGCCTGAAATCCTTCGACCCGGACATGCTGTCCATCGCCCGGAGCCGGAACTCGGCTGTCCTGCGCGGTATTGTTGCGGACGGTGCCGAACCGGGGCCGGACTACGCACGATATTCCCGCACGGACCGGTTCATCCTGCGGCATCTTCTTCACGCACCGCGCACGCGTCCGCATTTCATCTCCTACGGCATCAACGATCTGCCAAGGGCCGGGCCGAGCCTGCTGCGGTCCGTTTTCAGGATACCGCTGATGACCTGGACGGTGCGCACGCGCGAACAACGCCTACGCGCAGACCGGTATGCGGACCAGATCGTTTTTGAAGGTTTTGATCCGGACGCCGAGCCCCGCTCCGTGTAA
- a CDS encoding RidA family protein — translation MSAIETRLTDLGISLPDAAAPAANYVPYVRTGNQLFISGQLPMEAGKILFTGKLGGDVSLDDGKAAAKTCAINLLAQAKAATGNLDKVVRLVKIVGFVNSTADFTDQPQVINGASDFLVDAMGDAGRHARSAVSAASLPFGAAVEIEAIFEIED, via the coding sequence ATGAGTGCAATCGAAACCCGTTTGACGGACCTCGGAATTTCCTTGCCGGATGCCGCCGCGCCTGCTGCCAACTATGTGCCCTACGTCCGGACGGGCAACCAGCTGTTCATCTCCGGTCAGCTGCCGATGGAAGCCGGCAAGATCCTCTTCACCGGCAAGCTTGGCGGCGACGTATCTCTGGACGACGGCAAAGCGGCCGCCAAAACCTGCGCAATCAACCTGCTCGCCCAGGCAAAGGCTGCGACCGGCAATCTCGACAAAGTCGTCCGGTTGGTGAAGATCGTCGGGTTCGTCAACTCGACTGCCGATTTCACCGATCAGCCGCAGGTCATCAACGGGGCATCCGATTTCCTGGTCGACGCCATGGGTGATGCCGGCCGGCACGCCCGCTCGGCAGTCAGCGCAGCGTCCCTGCCCTTCGGCGCGGCCGTCGAGATCGAAGCCATCTTCGAAATCGAAGACTGA
- a CDS encoding cell envelope integrity EipB family protein produces MQRVLMNGSVAGAFFATAAIAGVFSWEASGATAGGKGGYKLVPHRAVYDMKLGDKEDNSGIAGLAGRMVYEFSGNACDGYSVNFRFVTRFQNTDGGSQVTDLQTTSFEEPQAESYQFLSKTYVDQELVEESRGTAKAGAEGKTVELKEPSEKSLQISPEVMFPTEHLLKILDSAESGVSFIAADIYDGAETGEKVYSTTTVIGAKAPSQVEAGPENPDASLAGLHYWPVTVAYFDPTDEDATGELTPVYQLSFWLYQNGVSGHLTLDYGDFTIKGKMAALELYDENDCNR; encoded by the coding sequence ATGCAGCGCGTTCTCATGAATGGATCAGTGGCCGGCGCCTTTTTTGCCACGGCGGCAATCGCCGGCGTTTTTTCATGGGAAGCCAGTGGTGCGACTGCCGGCGGAAAGGGCGGATACAAGCTTGTGCCGCACCGTGCGGTCTACGATATGAAACTTGGTGACAAGGAAGACAATTCCGGCATCGCCGGGCTTGCCGGCCGGATGGTGTACGAGTTTTCCGGCAACGCCTGCGATGGCTACAGCGTCAATTTCCGGTTCGTGACCCGGTTTCAGAACACCGATGGCGGCTCGCAGGTGACGGATCTGCAGACGACGTCGTTCGAGGAGCCGCAGGCGGAGAGCTACCAGTTCCTGTCCAAGACCTATGTCGACCAGGAGCTTGTCGAGGAGTCGCGCGGAACCGCGAAAGCCGGCGCCGAAGGCAAGACCGTCGAGCTGAAGGAACCTTCGGAAAAGTCCTTGCAGATCAGCCCGGAAGTGATGTTTCCGACCGAACATCTGCTGAAGATCCTGGACTCCGCCGAAAGCGGTGTTTCGTTCATCGCGGCCGATATCTACGACGGAGCGGAGACTGGTGAGAAGGTCTATTCCACCACCACCGTGATCGGCGCCAAGGCACCAAGCCAGGTCGAGGCGGGCCCCGAAAATCCGGATGCTTCGCTGGCCGGATTGCACTATTGGCCGGTGACCGTTGCCTATTTCGATCCGACCGATGAAGACGCAACGGGAGAACTGACACCCGTCTACCAGCTGTCCTTCTGGCTCTACCAGAACGGTGTCAGCGGTCACCTGACACTCGACTACGGAGACTTTACCATCAAGGGCAAGATGGCTGCGCTGGAGCTTTACGACGAAAACGACTGCAACCGCTGA
- a CDS encoding DNA polymerase IV, whose translation MSEDLQIDKALCRDCGHRPPATASRCPGCGSPRLVSHAELDRLSIAHIDCDAFYASIEKRDNPELQDVPVIVGGGQRGVVSTCCYIARIYGVRSAMPMFKALEACPDAVVIKPNMEKYSRAGKEIRERMRALTPLVEPLSIDEAFLDLTGTERLHQATPAETLAKFIRDIETDIGISASVGLAPNKFLAKLASDLEKPRGFSVIGAAEAKTVLAGMPVGRIWGVGKVFQKKLEKDGIRTIGQLQTMEAADLARRYGTIGLRLATLSQGTDDRTVKPQRGAKSVSSETTFRTDISSLETLRPILRNLSEKVSARLKKSELAGRGVTLKLKTADFKTITRARHFADPTQLADKIYAAGDALLENEADGRRFRLIGIGVSDLESADRADPEDLLDQTAERRKNAELAVDKLRDKFGNSAVELGLTLAARSTDKPRKR comes from the coding sequence GTGTCTGAAGATCTGCAAATCGACAAAGCGCTCTGCCGGGACTGCGGCCACAGGCCCCCGGCGACGGCGTCACGCTGTCCGGGTTGCGGAAGCCCCCGGCTGGTTTCGCATGCCGAGCTGGACCGGCTTTCCATTGCCCATATCGACTGCGACGCGTTTTACGCATCCATCGAGAAACGGGACAATCCCGAGCTCCAGGACGTGCCCGTCATCGTTGGCGGCGGCCAACGGGGTGTTGTTTCAACCTGCTGCTATATCGCCCGCATCTACGGGGTCCGCTCGGCCATGCCCATGTTCAAGGCGCTCGAAGCCTGTCCGGACGCCGTGGTCATCAAGCCGAACATGGAAAAATACTCCAGGGCCGGCAAGGAAATTCGGGAACGGATGCGCGCCCTCACCCCGCTCGTCGAGCCGCTCTCGATCGATGAGGCGTTTCTGGACCTGACGGGAACCGAACGGTTGCATCAGGCAACGCCCGCCGAAACGCTCGCCAAATTCATCCGGGACATAGAGACCGACATTGGTATTTCGGCGTCCGTGGGGCTGGCGCCCAACAAGTTCCTGGCGAAGCTTGCGTCTGACCTCGAGAAACCGAGAGGGTTCTCGGTGATCGGCGCTGCCGAGGCCAAAACGGTTCTGGCGGGAATGCCGGTCGGCCGTATCTGGGGGGTGGGCAAGGTCTTTCAGAAGAAGCTGGAAAAGGACGGCATCAGGACGATCGGCCAGTTGCAGACCATGGAAGCGGCGGATCTGGCGCGCCGTTACGGGACCATCGGGCTCAGGCTTGCAACGCTTTCGCAAGGCACGGACGACCGGACGGTCAAACCGCAGCGCGGTGCCAAGAGCGTGTCGTCCGAAACAACGTTCCGGACCGATATTTCCAGCCTTGAAACGCTCCGCCCGATCCTTCGCAACCTGTCGGAAAAGGTTTCGGCGAGACTCAAGAAGTCCGAGCTTGCAGGGCGCGGCGTCACGCTCAAACTCAAGACCGCCGATTTCAAGACGATCACGCGGGCCCGCCACTTCGCAGACCCGACACAGCTTGCGGACAAGATTTACGCTGCAGGCGATGCCTTGCTGGAAAACGAGGCGGACGGCAGGCGATTCCGCCTGATCGGAATCGGTGTCAGCGACCTTGAATCAGCGGATCGTGCAGACCCGGAAGACCTTCTCGACCAGACGGCGGAACGGCGCAAAAACGCAGAACTGGCCGTCGACAAGTTGCGCGACAAGTTCGGGAATTCCGCCGTCGAACTGGGATTGACCCTGGCTGCCCGGTCCACGGACAAGCCCCGGAAGCGCTAG